One stretch of Candidatus Binatia bacterium DNA includes these proteins:
- a CDS encoding magnesium chelatase yields the protein MEQIRTLGQLKASGYQVMPVREEMRQNLIRILERGERLLPGIIGFDDTVIPEIENAILAGHHMVFLGERGQAKSRIIRSLVRLLDAVVPAVEGCPIHDNPYAPICKRCRALAAELGDALPIGWVTREQRYGEKLATPDVSVADLIGEIDPVKVAEGRYLADEDTIHFGIIPRTNRGIFAINELPDLTEKVQVGLFNLMEEKDVQIKGYKIRLPLDIVIVASANPEDYTNRGRLITPLKDRFDAQIRTHYPRRLEDEIAIMEQEAALPRFASRPLLVPDFMKEIVAQLTFEARASQEINQASGVSVRTTINNYESLLSNAEKRAIRNQEPEIVPRISDLHAMLASTSGKLEIEFLGDEKSPVDLFDRLLDRAVLKVFDRWCKVDDLRPILTYFERGGGVEVSDMMPSEEYLEGVHAIPGLESAVRRFGSIESPAFIASVSEFLFEGLHQHQKLNKERQGGRLTYRQ from the coding sequence TTCGCATTTTGGAGCGGGGGGAGCGGCTGCTGCCGGGAATCATCGGCTTTGACGACACGGTGATTCCGGAGATCGAAAACGCCATCCTGGCTGGCCATCACATGGTGTTCTTGGGCGAGCGGGGGCAGGCAAAGTCTCGCATCATTCGCTCCCTAGTGCGCTTGCTCGATGCGGTCGTGCCGGCCGTAGAAGGCTGCCCAATTCACGACAATCCGTACGCGCCGATTTGCAAGCGCTGCCGTGCCTTGGCGGCAGAACTGGGCGATGCCCTGCCCATTGGGTGGGTGACGCGCGAGCAGCGGTATGGTGAGAAATTGGCGACGCCGGACGTCTCCGTGGCCGACCTCATTGGGGAAATTGATCCCGTCAAAGTCGCCGAGGGCCGCTATTTGGCCGACGAGGATACGATTCACTTCGGGATCATTCCCCGCACGAATCGCGGGATCTTTGCGATCAACGAGCTGCCGGACCTGACCGAGAAAGTGCAAGTGGGCCTCTTCAACTTGATGGAGGAAAAGGACGTTCAAATCAAAGGCTACAAGATCCGCCTGCCGCTCGATATCGTCATCGTGGCCAGTGCGAATCCCGAAGACTACACCAACCGCGGGCGCTTGATTACGCCGCTCAAGGATCGCTTCGACGCTCAAATCCGCACCCATTACCCGCGGCGATTGGAGGACGAAATTGCCATCATGGAGCAGGAAGCCGCCTTGCCTCGGTTCGCGAGCCGTCCCTTGTTGGTGCCGGACTTCATGAAAGAAATCGTGGCCCAATTGACGTTCGAGGCGCGGGCAAGCCAGGAAATCAACCAGGCCTCTGGCGTGAGCGTGCGCACGACCATCAACAATTACGAAAGCTTGCTCAGCAATGCGGAGAAACGCGCTATTCGCAATCAAGAGCCGGAAATCGTTCCGCGTATCAGTGACCTGCACGCCATGCTCGCTTCGACATCCGGTAAATTGGAGATCGAGTTTCTGGGTGACGAAAAAAGCCCAGTGGACTTGTTCGATCGCTTGCTCGATCGGGCCGTGCTGAAGGTGTTCGATCGCTGGTGCAAAGTGGACGACCTCCGCCCGATTCTCACATATTTCGAGCGCGGCGGCGGCGTCGAAGTTTCGGACATGATGCCTTCGGAGGAGTACCTCGAGGGGGTGCATGCCATTCCGGGGCTCGAGTCGGCCGTGCGCCGGTTCGGGAGCATCGAGAGTCCGGCGTTCATCGCTTCCGTCAGCGAGTTCTTGTTCGAGGGGTTGCACCAGCATCAAAAACTCAACAAGGAGCGGCAAGGCGGGCGCCTGACTTACCGGCAATGA